The Pseudomonas sp. DG56-2 genome contains a region encoding:
- the nusG gene encoding transcription termination/antitermination protein NusG — protein MAKRWYVVHAYSGYEKHVMRSLIERVKLAGMEDGFGEILVPTEEVVEMRNGQKRKSERKFFPGYVLVQMEMNEGTWHLVKDTPRVMGFIGGTADKPAPITDKEAEAILRRVADGSDKPKPKTLFEPGEVVRVIDGPFADFNGTVEEVNYEKSRIQVAVLIFGRSTPVELEFSQVEKV, from the coding sequence GTGGCTAAGCGTTGGTATGTTGTGCATGCTTACTCGGGTTACGAGAAGCATGTAATGCGCTCGCTGATCGAGCGCGTAAAGCTGGCTGGCATGGAAGACGGGTTCGGCGAGATTCTGGTCCCCACTGAAGAAGTGGTTGAGATGCGCAATGGCCAGAAGCGCAAAAGCGAACGTAAATTCTTCCCAGGTTATGTGCTGGTGCAAATGGAAATGAACGAAGGGACTTGGCACTTGGTCAAGGACACCCCTCGCGTCATGGGCTTCATTGGTGGTACTGCAGATAAGCCTGCACCTATCACTGATAAAGAAGCCGAGGCCATTTTGCGTCGTGTTGCTGATGGTAGCGACAAGCCTAAGCCAAAGACGCTGTTCGAGCCGGGCGAAGTCGTCCGTGTTATCGATGGCCCGTTTGCAGACTTCAACGGTACTGTTGAAGAAGTTAACTACGAGAAGAGTCGGATCCAAGTGGCCGTACTCATTTTCGGTCGCTCTACTCCGGTGGAGCTCGAGTTCAGCCAGGTCGAAAAGGTCTAG